In Parasteatoda tepidariorum isolate YZ-2023 chromosome 2, CAS_Ptep_4.0, whole genome shotgun sequence, one DNA window encodes the following:
- the LOC107438592 gene encoding small glutamine-rich tetratricopeptide repeat-containing protein alpha-like, with product MSDEAENRQLVDAIVEFLRGELNSRDDLTSEDRDSLDIAIECLEIAYGLESHNPRNRRVRRPLIDVFNQIIHPPTVKDRLQAERLKNEGNEKMAEHHYAEAVAAYTQAIELDKWNAIYFCNRAGANIALQNYHDAIEDCKEALALNPDYAKAFGRMGQAYAMMEQPRKALRCFQQAVQLEPDNERYLHNLRTAESQAATIPPRTQMSQNILNSFLVTPNHQPSSGTLTIITEIAQTNSDNSSTETHQHNETLQSDLCGEAQAESETQPNNSQTQNILHLALPLILGILGHLSEDSSNENENIERRSEENFRQMNPETRLFSFAPPSETNENNANTLETSNFDSSYCNSVGADVQATNNSEIIKQESETEKPNFYHFPSIGKNETEMVEKMESPGLKATQSGTNIEKHEQKSKNASDVNRLENTGITDLEDSLQIDSDASIETTGANATSVANSEVHTHSDTPTQKNGI from the coding sequence TTACGGATTAGAAAGTCACAACCCCAGAAATCGAAGAGTTCGTCGACCGCTAATTGACgtgtttaatcaaattattcacCCACCCACAGTTAAAGATCGACTGCAGGCTGAACGGTTGAAGAATGAAGGCAATGAGAAAATGGCTGAACACCATTACGCAGAAGCCGTTGCAGCTTACACACAAGCGATTGAACTTGATAAATGGAATGCAATATACTTCTGCAATCGTGCTGGAGCAAACATAGCTTTGCAGAATTACCACGATGCAATCGAGGATTGCAAGGAGGCGTTGGCTCTAAATCCAGATTATGCTAAGGCCTTTGGTAGAATGGGTCAAGCTTACGCTATGATGGAACAACCGAGGAAAGCTTTAAGGTGCTTTCAACAAGCCGTACAATTAGAGCCAGACAATGAAAGATATTTGCACAATCTGAGAACAGCAGAAAGTCAAGCTGCCACCATTCCCCCAAGAACTCAAatgtctcaaaatattttaaattcgtttCTGGTTACCCCAAATCATCAGCCTTCAAGTGGTACTCTTACGATCATTACCGAGATAGCACAAACAAATAGCGATAATTCCTCTACAGAAACGCATCAACACAACGAAACTCTTCAATCTGATTTGTGTGGCGAAGCACAAGCAGAGTCAGAAACGCAGCCAAATAATTCCCAGACGCAGAATATATTGCATCTTGCGCTACCACTTATATTGGGTATTTTGGGACATTTAAGTGAAGATTCCtctaatgaaaatgaaaatatcgaAAGAAGGTCGGAGGAAAATTTCCGACAAATGAATCCAGAAACTCGTCTCTTTAGCTTTGCTCCACCTAGCGagacaaatgaaaataatgccaATACATTAGAAACATCCAATTTTGATTCTAGCTACTGCAATAGTGTTGGCGCAGATGTCCAAGCGACTAATAACAGTGAGATTATTAAACAGGAATCTGAAACAGAAAAGcctaatttttaccattttccaTCAATTGGGAAAAACGAAACtgaaatggttgaaaaaatggAAAGTCCGGGATTAAAAGCAACTCAGTCTGGTACTAACATTGAAAAACATGAACAGAAATCTAAAAATGCATCTGATGTAAATAGACTAGAAAATACTGGAATCACAGATTTAGAAGATAGTTTACAAATAGACTCTGATGCATCAATTGAAACGACTGGTGCAAATGCGACAAGTGTCGCTAACTCTGAAGTGCACACGCATTCAGACACGCCAACTCagaaaaatggaatataa